A window of Acidimicrobiales bacterium genomic DNA:
GCGGCCGGGTCGTCGAGATCTACGGCCCGGAGTCGTCGGGGAAGTCGACGCTCGCGCTCCACGTCGTCGCCGAGGCCCAGCGCAACGGCGGCATCTGCGCCTACATCGACGCGGAGCACGCCATGGACCCGGCCTACGCGGCCGCCATCGGCGTCGACATCGACGAGCTCCTCATCTCCCAGCCGGACACGGGCGAGCAGGCCCTCGAGATCGCCGACATGCTGATCCGCTCGGGGGCGCTCGACGTCGTCGTGATCGACTCGGTCGCCGCCCTCACGCCGAGGGCCGAGATCGAGGGCGAGATGGGGGACAGCCACGTCGGCCTCCAGGCCCGTCTCATGTCCCAGGCGCTGCGCAAGCTGACCGCCAACCTCAACAAGTCCCGCACGATCTGCGTCTTCATCAACCAGCTGCGGGAGAAGATCGGCGTGATGTTCGGCTCGCCGGAGACCACGCCGGGCGGCCGGGCGCTGAAGTTCTACTCGTCGGTCCGGCTGGACATCCGCCGCATCGAGTCGATCAAGGACGGCGTCGAGGTCACCGGCAACCGCACCCGCGTGAAGGTGGTGAAGAACAAGGTCAGCCCGCCGTTCCGGCAGTGCGAGTTCGACATCATGTACGGGCGGGGGATCAGCCGGGAGGGCTCGCTGCTCGACGTGGGGGTGGACGTCGGCATCATCAAGAAGTCCGGTGCCTGGTACACCTACGAGGGCGAGCAGCTCGGCCAGGGGCGTGAGAACGCGAAGCAGTTCCTCGGCGAGAACCCCGAGGTGATGGTCGAGATCTCCGAGCGCATCCTCACCAAGGTCGGCATCGCCGCGTCGCCGGACGGGGTCGACCCCAACGAGGTGCCGATCACGCTCGAGGACTGACGGTCGCGCCGGCGCCGTCCTCCGGGGTGACACCTGCCACCCCGGAGGACGGCCACCCGGGGAGGAGGCCGCCGCTCCGGCGTCGAACTTGCTCAGGCGCACGCCGACGGGCGGGGGAGAGCCATGGAGACACTGAAGGTTTCGAGCCGATCCAACCCGAACTCCGTCGCTGGCGCCATGGCGGGGGTCATCCGCCAGAGCGGAGCGGTCGAGGTCCAGGTCGTGGGCGCCGGAGCGCTCAACCAGGCCGTCAAGGCCGTCGCCATCGCCAGGGGCTACGTCGCCCCGAGCGGGGTCGACCTGGTCTGCGTGCCGACGTTCGCCGACATCCTCATCGACGGCGAGCGCCGCACGGCGATCCGCCTGCACATCGAGGACCGGCGCCGCGAGAGCACAGCCCCCGACCCCACCATGTTCGTCGACCTCGGCGACCGGGACATCGCCTCGCCGAGCGCGGCCGGCTGGTCCTGACCGGGCCGGCGTCGCCCACCACCCCCCGTCGTCGGGCGGCGACCGCCCACGCCTAACCTGGGCCGGTGCCCAGGAGCTACGTCGTGCGCACGTTCGGGTGCCAGATGAACGAGCACGACTCCGAACGCATCGCCGGCCTGCTCGAGGCCGACGGGCTGGTGCCGGCGACGTCGCTCGCCGACGCCGACGTCGTCGTGCTGAACACGTGCTGCATCCGCGAGAACGCCGACAACAAGCTCTACGGCAACCTCGGCCACCTCAAGGCCCTGAAGCAGCAGCGGCCCGACCTCCAGATCGCCGTCGCCGGCTGCCTGGCGCAGAAGGACCGCGACCTCGTCCGTGAGCGGGCGCCGCACGTCGACGTCGTGTTCGGCACCCACAACGTGCACCGCGCCGCCGACCTGCTCCGGCAGGCCGCCGAGTCCGGCCCGGTCACCGAGATCCTCGAGGCGACGGTCGCCGACGACCACGCCGCCTTCCCGTCGGCCCTGCCGGCCCGGCGGGAGCTGTCCCACGCCGCCTGGGTCACGATCCAGATCGGCTGCGACAACAGCTGCGCGTTCTGCATCGTCCCGTCGGTGCGGGGGCCGGAGATCAGCCGCCCGCTCGACGAGCTGGTCGACGAGGTGCGGGGCCTCGCCGAGGACGGGGTCACCGAGGTCACCCTCCTCGGCCAGAACGTGAACTCCTACGGCCGGGACCTGACCCTCGCCCGCCGGGCGGCCGGCGAGGCGGTGCGGCCCCGGCCGCTCTTCGCCGAGCTGCTGAGGGCCGTCGGCGCGGTCGACGGCATCCGGCGGGTGCGGTTCACGAGCCCGCACCCGAAGGACCTCCGCCCGGACACGATCGCGGCGATGGCCGAGACCCCGGCCGTGTGCGAGCACCTCCACCTGCCCCTCCAGGCCGGGTCGGACCGCACGCTCGCCGCCATGCACCGGGGCTACACGGCCGAGCGCTACCTGGAGCGCCTGGGCGCGGCCCGGGCCGCCGTGCCCGACCTCGCCGTCACCACCGACCTGATCGTCGGCTTCCCGGGGGAGACCGACGACGACTTCGAGGGAACCCTCGAGGTCGTCGCCGCCGCCGAGTACGACAGCGCCTACACGTTCGTCTTCTCGCCCAGGCCCGGCACCGAGGCGGCCGGTCGCCTGGCCGAGGACCCGTCGCTGGCCGTCCCGCCGGACGTCACGGCCGACCGCTTCGACCGCCTCCGCACCGTCGTCGAGCGCTCGGCCCTGGCCCGCCATCGGGCCCGCGTCGGGCGGGTCGAGGAGGTCGTCGTCGAGGGCCCGAGCCGCAGGGACCCCGGCGTCCTCACCGGCCGGACCCGGCAGAACAAGCTCGTGCACTTCACGCCGCCCCAGCCGCTGCGGGCCGGCACCTACGCCGAGGTGGCCATCACCGGCGCCGGCGCCCACCACCTGTCGGGCGACCTCGTCCGGGTCACCGCGCAGGCCCGGCACCGCACCCGCATCCCCGTCGCCGCCGGGTGACCGACCGCCTCCACGTCGTCCTCGTCCACAGCCCCCTCGTGGGCCCGGCCACGCTCACGCCGGTGGCCGACGCCCTCCGGGCCGCCGGCCACGGGGCCACCTTCCCCCGTTTGACCCCGCCGCTGCACGCCCCCCGCCCGTGGTGGCGCACGGCCGCCGCCGAGGTCGCCGCAGCCGTCGTCGCCGGCCCTCTCGGCGATCGCCCCGTCGAGCCGCATCGGCCCCTCCCGGCGCCCGGGCCGGGAGCCCCCGACCGGCCGCCGGGCGCGCCGGCCCGTGGAGCGGCCCCGCCGGGCGCGCCGGCCCGTGGAGCGGCCCCGCAGGGCGCGCCGGCCCGTGGAGCGGCCCCGCAGGGCGCGCCGGCCCGTGGAGCGGCCCCGCCGGGCGCGCCGGCCCGTGGAGCGGCCCCGCCGGGCGCGCCGGCCCGTGGAGCGGCCCCGCCGGACGTGACGGCCCCGTCCACCGTGGCGGCCGACCAGCGGCGGCCGCTCGTGCTCGTGGGGCATTCGGGTGCGGGGCTCGTCCTCCCGGTCGTCGCCGCCGCCCTCGCCGCCGCCGGGCGGCCGGTCGCCGCCACCTGCTTCGTCGACGCCCTCCTCCCGGCCGACGGTCGCCGTCCGCGCGACGGCGCCCCGCCGGCCTTCGCCGCCCTGCTCACCGACCTCGCCGTCGACGGGCTCCTCCCGCCCTGGGCGGACTGGTTCGGCGCCGACGCCGTCGCCGCCGCCGTGCCGGACCCGGTGGCCCGGGCCGCCGTCGTCGACGAGCTCGTCGCCGTCCCCACCTCGTACTTCGACGACCCGATCCCCGTCCCGCCCGACGACCCGACGGGGCCGTGCGCCTACCTGTCGTTCACCTACGACGACGAGCTGGCCGAGGCCCGCCGCCGCGGCTGGCCGACCGCCCGGCTCGCGGGCGCCCACCTCCACACCGTCGTCGACCCGTCGGCCGTCGCCGCGACCGTCGCCGACCTCGCCACCCGAGCCCTCGCCGCCGCGGCCGAGCGGCCCGCCGCCGGCACGGACGCACACCCCGCCCCGGCCGCCGTCAGCACCGACGCACCCGCCGCAGCGGCCCCGCCCGCCGCCCCCGCCGCATCCACCGGCCCGACCGGCCCCGGCGCCCGGTGACCCACGCGGCCATCGTCGGCACCACCGCGTCGGGCAAGTCGGCCGCCGCCCTGGAGGTGGCGCGGCGGTGCCCGGACGTCGAGCTCGTCTCCGTCGACTCCATGCAGGTGTACCGGGGCATGGACGTCGGCACCGACAAGCCGAGCCCGGCTGAGCGGGCCGAGGTCCCGCACCACCTGCTCGACCTGGCCGACCCGTGGGAGGAGTTCACCGTCGCCCGCTACCGCAGGGCCTTCGACGAGGCGCTGGCCGGCATCGAGGCCCGCGGCCACCGGGCCCTGCTCGTCGGCGGCACCGGCCTGTACCTGCGGGCCGTCGTCGACCGCCTCGCCATCCCCGCCCGCTACCCCGACGTGCGGGCCGAGCTCGAGGCCGAGCCCGACACCGTCGCCCTCCACACCCGGCTGGCCGCCCTCGACCCGGTGGCGGCCGGTCGCATGGTGCCGACCAACCGGCGCCGCGTCGTCCGGGCCCTCGAGGTCACGCTCGGCAGCGGCCGCCCGTTCTCGTCCTACGGGCCCGGCCTCGACGCCTACCCGCCGACCCCGTTCCGGCTGTTCGGCGTGGACCTGCCCGCGGCCGATGTCGCCCGCCGCATCGAGGCCCGCTACGCCCGCCAGGTCGAGCAGGGCTTCGTCGACGAGGTGCGCCGCCTGGCCGCCGACTCCCGCGGCCTGTCCCGCACCGCCGCCCAGGCTCTCGGCTACAAGGAGCTGCTGGCCCACGTGCGGGGCGAGTGCGACCTGGCCGGCGCGCTCGACCTCGCCGTCCGCCGGACCCGCCGCTTCGCCCGCCGCCAGCGGGTGTGGTTCCGCCGCGACCCCCGCATCAGGTGGGTCCCGGGCGGGAATGCGGTCGCCGTGGCCGACGCCCTGCTGGGAGACTGGGCCAGATGCGCGTGACCAAGCACCACGGGCTCGGCAACGACTTCCTCGTGCTGCTCGACCCGGCCGGCGCGGCCGGCGCCGGGCCGGACCTGGCGCGGGCCCTGTGCGACCGCCACACCGGCGTCGGCGCCGACGGCCTGCTCCTCGGCACCCGGGGCGACGACACCGCCGACCTCGGCATGACCCTCTGGAACGCCGACGGCAGCGTCGCGGAGATGAGCGGCAACGGCATCCGCTGCCTGGTGCAGGCGGCGCTGGCCGCCGGCCTGGTGGACGGGCCGGTGGTCGAGGTCGCCACCATGGCCGGCCTCCGCCGGGTCGAGGTGAAGCCGGGCCCGGACGACCGCACCATCGAGGCCACCGTCGACATGGGCGAGGCGCGCGTCGTCCGCTCCACCGCCCGGCAGGCCGAGGTCGACGTGGGCAACCCCCACCTCGTCGTCCTCGACCCCGACGGGCTGGCCGACCTGGCCGAGCTCGGGCCCGCCCATCCCGACGTCAACGTCGAGGTCATCCGCCCCGCCCTCGACGGCGCCGTCGACCTGCGGGTGTGGGAGCGCGGCGTCGGCCCGACCGAGGCGTGCGGCACGGGCGCGGTCGCCGCCGCCGTGGCCGCCCACCGCTGGGGGCTCGTCGGCGACCGCGTCGTCGTCCGCATGCCGGGCGGCGCCGCCGAGGTCGGGCTGGGGGACACCGCCACCCTCACCGGCCCCGCCACCTTCGTCGCGGCGGTGGAGGTGCCGTGGCCCTGATCGAACGCTCCATCCGGGAGCGCATCGTCCTCGTCGGCGTCGCCATCCCGCCGTCGACCGAGGACGACGTCGACGCCTCGCTCGACGAGCTCTCGCTGCTCGTCGACACCGCTGGCGCGGACGAGGTCGCCCGCCTCGTGCAGCGGCGGGAGGCGCCCGATCCGGCCACCTACATCGGGCGGGGCAAGGCCCAGGAGCTGAAGGAGGTGTCGGAGGCGACCGACTGCGACACCGTCGTGTTCGACGACGAGCTCACCCCCGCCCAGCAGCGCAACCTCGAGAAGCTGCTCGGGCGGACGGCCATCGACCGCACCGCCGTCATCCTCGACATCTTCGGCCAGAACGCGCACAGCCAGGTCGGCAAGGCCCAGGTCGAGCTGGCCATGCTCCGCTACCGGCTGCCCCGCCTGCGGGGCCGGGGCACGGCGCTGTCCCAGCAGGGCGGCGGCATCGGCACCCGGATGGGCCGGGGCGAGACCAAGCTCGAGGTCGACCGCCGGCGCATCCTCCGCCGCATCCACAAGCTGGAGGCCGACCTGCGCGAGGTCGAGCGGGTGCGGGCCACCCAGCGCAAGGCCCAGCATCGCAGCCGCATCCAGTCGGTGGCCATCGTCGGCTACACCAACGCCGGCAAGTCCACCCTGCTCAACCGGCTGACCGATGCCGGGGTGCTGGTCGAGGACCGCCTGTTCGCCACCCTCGACGCCACCACCCGGCGCCTCGAGCTGCCCGGCGGCGAGCCGGTCCTCGTCATCGACACCGTCGGGTTCGTCCGCAAGCTGCCCCACCAGCTGGTGGAGGCGTTCAAGTCGACCCTCGAGGTGGTGGTCGACGCCGACCTGCTCGTGCACGTGGTCGACGCCGCCGGGCCCGACCCGGAGGGCCACATCGAGGCCGTCGACGCCGTGCTGGCCGAGATCGGCGCCGGCGACGTCCCCACCCTGCTCGCGTTCAACAAGACCGACCTCGCCCCCGAGGAGGCGGCCCGCCTGGCCAAGAGCCACCCCGGGTCGGTGGCCCTCTCGGCGGCGACCGGCGACGGTGTGCGCGACCTGGTGGTCGCCGTCGGCGACCGGCTCAGGGCCCTCGCCTCGGTGGTCGAGCTGGCCGTCCCCTACGACCGGGGCGACGTGCTGGCGGCCGTCCACCGGGAGGGCGAGGTGGTGTCCGAGGCGGCCGAGGGCGACGTCATGCGGGTGCGGGCCCGCCTGGACGCAGCCGCCGCCGACCGCTTCTCCGAGTTCGTGGTCGCGGCCCGTTGACGACGGTCACCGGCTTCCGCCCGCCGCCCTACCCCTTCGACCGCCTCGTCGACCTGAAGGCGCTCGCCGACGAGCACGACGGCGGCTGCGTCGACCTCTCCATCGGCACGCCGACGGACCCGCCGCCGCCGGCCGTGGTCGCCGCCCTCTCCTCGTCGGGCGCCGAGCGGGGCTACCCGCCGACCGTCGGCACCCCCGCCTTCCGCGACGCCGCCGCCGGGTGGATGGCCCGCCGCCTCGGGGTCGACGTGCCGAGGGAGGCCATCGCAGCGTGCGTCGGGACCAAGGAGCTGGTCGTCGGCCTGCCCCACTGGCTCCGGCTGCGGCGCCCGGACCGGGACACCGTCCTCTACCCCGCCGTCAGCTACCCGAGCTACGAGATGGGCGCCACCCTGGCCGGCCTCCGGGCCGTCCCCGTCCCGGTCGACGACGCCTTCCGGCTCGACCTCGCGGCCGTCGACCCGGCCGACGCCGACCGGGCGCTGTGCCTGTGGGCGAACACCCCGGGGAACCCGGCCGGCAACCTCGACGACCTCGGCGCCGTCGTGGCCTGGGGCCGGGCCAGGGGGATGCCCGTGCTGTCGGACGAGTGCTACGCCGAGTTCACCTGGGACGGGCCGCCCCGCACGGCGCTGGCCGACGGTCTCGACGGCGTGCTCGCCGTCCACTCCCTGTCGAAGCGGTCGAACCTCGCCGGCGTGCGGGCCGGGTTCTTCGCCGGCGACCCCGACCTCGTCCGCTACCTGGGCGAGGTGCGCAAGCACGCCGGGCTCATGCCGCCCGGGCCGGTGCAGGCGGCGGCCGTCGTGGCCCTCGGCGACGACGCCCACGTGGACGAGCAGCGGGAGCGCTACCGGCGGCGGCTGGTGCGCTTCCGGGAGGTGCTGGCCGCCGTCGGCATCGACGCGCCGATGCCGGGCGGGTCGTTCTACCTGTTCGCCCCGGCGCCCGGCGGCGACGCCTGGGCCTGCGCGGAGCGCCTGGCCAGGGAGGGCGGCGTGCTCGTCAGCCCGGGCGAGTTCTACGGCCCGCAGTCGACGGGGCACGTCCGGGTGGCGATGGTCGCCCAGGACGACCGCCTCGAGCTGGTGGCCCGGCGACTCGGGGCGGCGTGAGCGTCGAGCGCCGCCGCCCCGGCTCCGGCGGCTACTGGCTCGGCGCCGCCGCCATCGTCCTCGGCGTCGTGCTCGAGGCGGTCGCCGTCGTCCGGGGGGTCGTCGGCTTCACCGACAAGATCGACGGGTTCGACCGGGTCCCGGTGCCCGGCGAGGCGACCGTCACCCTCGACGAGGGCGGCCAGACCCTCTTCTACGAGGTCCGCGGCCTGCGCGACGACGACACCATCCCCGTGCCGCCGATGGACGTGCAGATCGTGCCGGTGGGCGGCGGCGGGGCGCTGCCGATCGGC
This region includes:
- the dapF gene encoding diaminopimelate epimerase; the protein is MRVTKHHGLGNDFLVLLDPAGAAGAGPDLARALCDRHTGVGADGLLLGTRGDDTADLGMTLWNADGSVAEMSGNGIRCLVQAALAAGLVDGPVVEVATMAGLRRVEVKPGPDDRTIEATVDMGEARVVRSTARQAEVDVGNPHLVVLDPDGLADLAELGPAHPDVNVEVIRPALDGAVDLRVWERGVGPTEACGTGAVAAAVAAHRWGLVGDRVVVRMPGGAAEVGLGDTATLTGPATFVAAVEVPWP
- the miaA gene encoding tRNA (adenosine(37)-N6)-dimethylallyltransferase MiaA, with the translated sequence MTHAAIVGTTASGKSAAALEVARRCPDVELVSVDSMQVYRGMDVGTDKPSPAERAEVPHHLLDLADPWEEFTVARYRRAFDEALAGIEARGHRALLVGGTGLYLRAVVDRLAIPARYPDVRAELEAEPDTVALHTRLAALDPVAAGRMVPTNRRRVVRALEVTLGSGRPFSSYGPGLDAYPPTPFRLFGVDLPAADVARRIEARYARQVEQGFVDEVRRLAADSRGLSRTAAQALGYKELLAHVRGECDLAGALDLAVRRTRRFARRQRVWFRRDPRIRWVPGGNAVAVADALLGDWARCA
- the hflX gene encoding GTPase HflX, with product MALIERSIRERIVLVGVAIPPSTEDDVDASLDELSLLVDTAGADEVARLVQRREAPDPATYIGRGKAQELKEVSEATDCDTVVFDDELTPAQQRNLEKLLGRTAIDRTAVILDIFGQNAHSQVGKAQVELAMLRYRLPRLRGRGTALSQQGGGIGTRMGRGETKLEVDRRRILRRIHKLEADLREVERVRATQRKAQHRSRIQSVAIVGYTNAGKSTLLNRLTDAGVLVEDRLFATLDATTRRLELPGGEPVLVIDTVGFVRKLPHQLVEAFKSTLEVVVDADLLVHVVDAAGPDPEGHIEAVDAVLAEIGAGDVPTLLAFNKTDLAPEEAARLAKSHPGSVALSAATGDGVRDLVVAVGDRLRALASVVELAVPYDRGDVLAAVHREGEVVSEAAEGDVMRVRARLDAAAADRFSEFVVAAR
- a CDS encoding aminotransferase class I/II-fold pyridoxal phosphate-dependent enzyme, which gives rise to MTTVTGFRPPPYPFDRLVDLKALADEHDGGCVDLSIGTPTDPPPPAVVAALSSSGAERGYPPTVGTPAFRDAAAGWMARRLGVDVPREAIAACVGTKELVVGLPHWLRLRRPDRDTVLYPAVSYPSYEMGATLAGLRAVPVPVDDAFRLDLAAVDPADADRALCLWANTPGNPAGNLDDLGAVVAWGRARGMPVLSDECYAEFTWDGPPRTALADGLDGVLAVHSLSKRSNLAGVRAGFFAGDPDLVRYLGEVRKHAGLMPPGPVQAAAVVALGDDAHVDEQRERYRRRLVRFREVLAAVGIDAPMPGGSFYLFAPAPGGDAWACAERLAREGGVLVSPGEFYGPQSTGHVRVAMVAQDDRLELVARRLGAA
- the miaB gene encoding tRNA (N6-isopentenyl adenosine(37)-C2)-methylthiotransferase MiaB, with the translated sequence MPRSYVVRTFGCQMNEHDSERIAGLLEADGLVPATSLADADVVVLNTCCIRENADNKLYGNLGHLKALKQQRPDLQIAVAGCLAQKDRDLVRERAPHVDVVFGTHNVHRAADLLRQAAESGPVTEILEATVADDHAAFPSALPARRELSHAAWVTIQIGCDNSCAFCIVPSVRGPEISRPLDELVDEVRGLAEDGVTEVTLLGQNVNSYGRDLTLARRAAGEAVRPRPLFAELLRAVGAVDGIRRVRFTSPHPKDLRPDTIAAMAETPAVCEHLHLPLQAGSDRTLAAMHRGYTAERYLERLGAARAAVPDLAVTTDLIVGFPGETDDDFEGTLEVVAAAEYDSAYTFVFSPRPGTEAAGRLAEDPSLAVPPDVTADRFDRLRTVVERSALARHRARVGRVEEVVVEGPSRRDPGVLTGRTRQNKLVHFTPPQPLRAGTYAEVAITGAGAHHLSGDLVRVTAQARHRTRIPVAAG
- the recA gene encoding recombinase RecA gives rise to the protein MERDKALEMALSQIERQFGKGSVMRMGEKGTMQVEAVSTGALALDLALGIGGLPRGRVVEIYGPESSGKSTLALHVVAEAQRNGGICAYIDAEHAMDPAYAAAIGVDIDELLISQPDTGEQALEIADMLIRSGALDVVVIDSVAALTPRAEIEGEMGDSHVGLQARLMSQALRKLTANLNKSRTICVFINQLREKIGVMFGSPETTPGGRALKFYSSVRLDIRRIESIKDGVEVTGNRTRVKVVKNKVSPPFRQCEFDIMYGRGISREGSLLDVGVDVGIIKKSGAWYTYEGEQLGQGRENAKQFLGENPEVMVEISERILTKVGIAASPDGVDPNEVPITLED